In Bacteroidota bacterium, the following proteins share a genomic window:
- a CDS encoding nucleotidyl transferase AbiEii/AbiGii toxin family protein, whose product MIIQKELQNIAADLKIQPAVLDKDWVLGHFLNAMFEIESVRNNFVFKGGTCLRKCYFEEYRYSEDLDFTLTNANFIINEIVSEKLRSLMQRNRSRDIYDLYFLSNIIDDTEYPVIYKLLLQKSSAKDIDCSSPECFVNPIKKKKNKRAWDSSLGYQLPLGQLIDFEKAYTQVSEFVKLIIKQKTL is encoded by the coding sequence ATGATTATTCAAAAAGAATTACAAAATATAGCAGCAGATTTAAAAATTCAACCGGCTGTACTTGATAAAGATTGGGTATTAGGTCATTTCTTAAATGCTATGTTTGAGATAGAAAGCGTTCGGAATAATTTTGTATTCAAAGGAGGAACTTGTTTAAGAAAATGCTATTTTGAAGAATATCGATATTCTGAAGATCTGGATTTTACTTTAACTAATGCCAATTTTATTATTAATGAAATTGTTTCTGAGAAACTAAGATCTCTAATGCAAAGAAACAGATCACGTGATATTTACGATTTATATTTTCTTTCAAATATAATTGATGATACTGAATATCCCGTAATTTATAAATTGTTGTTGCAAAAATCATCTGCAAAAGATATTGACTGTTCTTCTCCTGAGTGTTTTGTTAATCCAATAAAGAAGAAAAAAAATAAAAGAGCATGGGATAGTAGCTTAGGTTACCAACTGCCATTGGGACAATTAATTGATTTCGAGAAAGCTTATACACAAGTTAGTGAGTTTGTGAAACTTATTATTAAACAAAAAACATTATGA
- a CDS encoding CRISPR-associated protein Cas4, with protein MNITGTHINYYFICHRKLWLFANNIQMEHTSDPVLEGKIIHESTYQKRSGKYEEIQMGGIKIDFYNTKEKVIHEIKKSSKMHEAHIWQLKYYIYVFEKAGIKGVSGILEYPKERKTEEIYLSTIDIEEIKEIEIKIKKITS; from the coding sequence ATGAATATTACAGGAACCCACATAAACTACTATTTCATTTGCCACCGCAAGTTATGGCTTTTTGCTAACAACATACAAATGGAGCATACCTCTGACCCAGTGCTTGAAGGAAAAATAATTCACGAAAGTACTTATCAGAAACGCTCTGGTAAATATGAAGAAATACAAATGGGAGGAATAAAAATTGATTTTTACAATACAAAAGAAAAAGTTATTCATGAAATAAAAAAATCTTCCAAAATGCATGAAGCACATATTTGGCAATTAAAATACTATATTTATGTTTTTGAAAAAGCAGGAATAAAAGGTGTGAGTGGAATATTGGAATATCCAAAAGAAAGAAAAACAGAAGAAATATATTTAAGTACTATAGACATAGAAGAAATTAAGGAAATCGAAATTAAAATCAAAAAAATAACTTCAT